A single region of the Mycobacterium lentiflavum genome encodes:
- a CDS encoding aldehyde dehydrogenase family protein, which yields MADAIAVYNPSNEELITEVPDSDQAAVDAAVARARETFESGVWRKAPASHRANVLFRAARIIEARTDELAALEGQDNGMNLTAARHIIPVSVDMLKYYAGWVGKIHGESANLVSDGLLGTWETYHTFTQLEPVGVVGLIIPWNGPFFVAMLKVAPALAAGCSAVLKPAEETPLTALKLEEIFREAGLPDGVLNVITGYGETTGAAMTAHPDIDKISFTGSTEVGRLIVKAAAGNLKRLTLELGGKSPLIMFDDANLDKAIMGAGMGLLAGSGQNCSCTSRIYVQRGIYDQVVQGLAGFAQMLPMGGSDDPDSVLGPLISDKQRKRVEGIVNDGVAGGAQVITGGKPMDRKGYFYEATIVTNTTPDMRLIKEEIFGPVGCVIPFDDEDEVIAAANDTHYGLAGSIWTENLSRAHRVVNELRAGQIWVNSSLAADPSMPISGHKQSGWGGERGRKGIEAYFNTKAVYIGL from the coding sequence TTGGCTGACGCCATCGCGGTCTACAACCCCTCCAACGAAGAGCTGATCACCGAGGTCCCCGACTCCGACCAAGCGGCCGTCGACGCGGCCGTGGCCCGCGCGCGCGAGACCTTCGAGTCGGGTGTGTGGCGCAAGGCGCCCGCGTCACACCGCGCGAACGTGCTCTTCCGCGCCGCTCGCATTATCGAGGCGCGCACCGACGAACTCGCCGCGCTCGAGGGCCAGGACAACGGCATGAACCTGACCGCCGCGCGTCACATCATCCCGGTGTCGGTCGACATGCTGAAGTACTACGCCGGCTGGGTCGGCAAGATCCACGGCGAGTCGGCGAACCTCGTGTCCGACGGCCTGCTCGGCACCTGGGAGACCTACCACACGTTCACCCAGCTCGAGCCGGTCGGCGTCGTCGGCCTGATCATTCCGTGGAACGGGCCCTTCTTCGTCGCGATGCTCAAGGTCGCGCCCGCCTTGGCGGCGGGTTGCAGCGCGGTCCTCAAGCCCGCCGAGGAGACGCCGCTCACCGCGTTGAAGCTCGAAGAGATCTTCCGCGAGGCAGGCCTGCCCGACGGCGTCCTCAATGTCATCACTGGCTACGGCGAGACCACGGGTGCGGCAATGACCGCGCACCCGGACATCGACAAGATCTCGTTCACGGGATCGACGGAGGTCGGACGGCTGATCGTCAAGGCGGCGGCGGGCAACCTCAAGCGCCTCACGCTCGAGCTCGGCGGCAAGTCGCCGCTGATCATGTTCGACGACGCCAATCTCGACAAGGCGATCATGGGGGCCGGCATGGGCCTGCTGGCCGGTTCGGGGCAGAACTGCTCGTGTACCTCGCGCATCTACGTGCAACGCGGCATCTACGACCAGGTGGTCCAAGGGCTCGCCGGCTTTGCTCAGATGCTGCCGATGGGTGGCAGCGACGATCCCGACTCCGTGCTCGGGCCGCTGATCAGTGACAAGCAGCGCAAGCGCGTGGAGGGCATCGTCAACGACGGCGTCGCCGGCGGCGCGCAGGTGATCACCGGCGGCAAACCAATGGACCGCAAGGGCTACTTCTACGAGGCGACGATCGTCACCAACACCACACCCGACATGCGGCTCATCAAGGAGGAGATCTTCGGTCCGGTCGGCTGCGTGATTCCGTTCGACGACGAGGACGAGGTGATCGCCGCCGCGAACGACACGCACTACGGGCTGGCCGGCTCGATTTGGACCGAGAACCTCAGCCGGGCCCATCGTGTCGTGAATGAGCTTCGCGCAGGCCAGATTTGGGTGAACTCCTCGCTCGCGGCCGACCCGTCGATGCCGATCAGTGGCCACAAGCAATCGGGTTGGGGCGGCGAGCGTGGCCGCAAGGGCATCGAGGCTTACTTCAACACCAAGGCTGTCTACATCGGGCTTTGA
- a CDS encoding lytic transglycosylase domain-containing protein: protein MNRRHVCAAPVAFAMIVVATVGCGQSAAAPAMVAEAPGVRLGVQPQLASDPAQLAKDLVADELALRDPSTPEAALAAAAHREQAAYRAIGRHPEWDATVRPLVPASIIDVYDRNVDARRQLQAMAQVRDTVPAWRIDPPAPADELMGYYHAAEAESGVGWNYLAAINLVETRFGSINGVSTAGAQGPMQFLPSTFASYGQGGDVNSLHDSIMAAGRMLNANGFADDRDRAIYSYNHAHQYVQAVDDYAALIGADPAAFATFYRWDVYYVTTAGDVLLPIGYAASSPIPVADYLAAHAQ from the coding sequence ATGAACCGTAGACATGTGTGCGCCGCGCCGGTTGCCTTCGCGATGATCGTGGTCGCAACCGTCGGCTGTGGGCAGTCGGCAGCGGCACCGGCGATGGTCGCCGAGGCGCCGGGGGTGCGCCTCGGCGTGCAGCCGCAGCTGGCATCCGACCCCGCGCAGCTGGCCAAAGATCTCGTCGCCGACGAACTCGCGCTGCGTGACCCGTCGACGCCGGAGGCAGCGCTGGCCGCGGCGGCGCACCGAGAGCAAGCGGCTTACCGGGCCATCGGGCGGCACCCGGAATGGGATGCGACCGTCCGACCGCTCGTCCCGGCGTCGATAATCGATGTCTACGACCGCAATGTCGACGCCCGCCGACAGCTCCAGGCGATGGCACAAGTTCGGGACACCGTGCCGGCCTGGCGCATCGACCCGCCGGCTCCGGCCGATGAGTTGATGGGTTACTACCACGCGGCGGAAGCCGAGTCCGGCGTCGGCTGGAACTACCTGGCCGCGATCAACCTGGTCGAGACCCGTTTCGGCAGCATCAACGGCGTGAGCACCGCCGGCGCCCAAGGTCCCATGCAGTTCTTGCCTTCGACGTTCGCCTCCTACGGACAGGGCGGCGACGTCAACTCGCTCCACGACAGCATCATGGCGGCGGGCCGGATGCTCAACGCCAACGGATTTGCCGACGACCGCGATCGCGCCATCTACAGCTACAACCACGCGCACCAGTATGTGCAGGCGGTCGACGACTACGCCGCGTTGATCGGGGCTGATCCCGCGGCGTTTGCAACGTTCTACCGCTGGGACGTCTACTACGTCACGACCGCCGGCGATGTGTTGCTGCCAATCGGTTACGCCGCGTCGTCACCGATCCCCGTCGCCGACTATCTGGCCGCCCACGCGCAGTAG
- a CDS encoding Type 1 glutamine amidotransferase-like domain-containing protein yields the protein MSDADRKPLQPLYLLADSQLLFWKHRGRPLLEAALDGLARDTRLSAAYIGASNGDRPEFYDIFEAAMDAIGIPDRRMIDSSFGPADRTFLEGAQLIVLAGGDVRLGWMTFEETGMRDLVLDRYTRGAILVGISAGAVQLGRYGIVESPKSAATELLDVFNLVPAVVDTHDEQADWARLSRAIASLDGAATGLGIPSGGAVVVHTDNTIEPLRRPAHEFRYEGAHVAHSLLPAEAGD from the coding sequence ATGTCCGATGCCGATCGGAAACCACTGCAACCGCTGTATCTGCTCGCGGACAGTCAGCTCCTGTTCTGGAAGCACCGTGGCCGCCCGTTGCTCGAGGCGGCACTTGACGGATTGGCTCGCGACACACGCCTTAGCGCGGCGTACATCGGAGCCTCCAACGGCGACCGTCCGGAGTTCTACGACATCTTCGAGGCGGCGATGGATGCGATCGGAATCCCGGACCGCCGCATGATCGATTCGTCGTTCGGTCCAGCCGACCGCACCTTCCTGGAAGGCGCGCAGTTGATCGTCCTCGCGGGCGGTGATGTGCGCCTAGGTTGGATGACGTTCGAGGAAACCGGGATGAGAGACCTGGTGCTGGACCGGTATACCCGTGGTGCGATCCTGGTGGGCATATCAGCCGGCGCGGTCCAGCTCGGACGGTATGGAATAGTCGAGTCGCCGAAATCTGCTGCCACCGAATTGCTCGATGTGTTCAATCTCGTCCCCGCGGTCGTCGACACCCACGACGAGCAGGCTGACTGGGCGCGGCTGTCACGCGCGATCGCCTCGCTCGACGGCGCCGCCACCGGGCTGGGAATCCCGTCCGGGGGCGCAGTCGTCGTGCACACCGACAACACCATCGAGCCGCTGCGGCGCCCTGCACACGAATTCCGTTACGAGGGCGCACACGTCGCCCACTCACTGCTACCGGCCGAGGCTGGCGACTGA
- a CDS encoding MFS transporter, which translates to MVIQDQERKPSTWAPLRNRVYRGLFVAQFISNIGTWMQAVAAQWFLVESHSPDVIVALVQTASLGPTLLLGLFAGVLADLFDRRRLLIFLQTYAVLVALALALLTNLGRLTPTALLMFTLAIGFASALTGPAWQAIQPEVVPRQQIPAVSVLGSVSANSTRAIGPAIGGIVVAWLGPAAVFAINAVSFSAIIFALRAWNRPKQIVPVERERVGQAILTGLQYVENSPIFRRILLRTALFLFPASAILALLPVAAAHTWRLGAGGYGVALGAIGLGAILAVIAAEPLHARISDNRLLAISAAAYGLAPVAVVWLPFGAAIPFLVLSGTAWLITLTTLNAAAQLSLPRWVRARGLSVYLLVSTGSQALGAYVWGLLATRWGLDVAMLWSAVVLGVAALSVAVLPLRPCTGTESVEVSSAWPTPTLVFEPCPQDGPVLVAVRYQVPPENLDEFIEAMREVRQSRLRTGGHSWRLYHNVEEPNSFLERFTVTSWSEFERQRTERWVDVDHDGVTKAVSYTVDNTRRHEYYVALRTRK; encoded by the coding sequence GTGGTGATTCAGGACCAAGAGCGCAAACCGTCGACGTGGGCGCCCTTGCGCAACCGCGTGTACCGAGGCCTGTTCGTCGCCCAGTTCATCTCCAATATCGGAACGTGGATGCAGGCGGTGGCGGCGCAATGGTTCCTGGTGGAAAGCCACAGTCCGGACGTCATCGTGGCGCTGGTTCAGACGGCAAGTCTGGGGCCGACGCTGCTTTTGGGGTTATTCGCCGGCGTGCTCGCCGATCTATTCGACCGCCGTCGCCTTCTGATATTTCTGCAAACATATGCTGTGCTGGTGGCGCTTGCGCTGGCGCTGCTGACGAACCTGGGTCGCCTCACCCCGACCGCCCTGTTGATGTTTACCTTGGCCATCGGGTTCGCTTCCGCGTTGACCGGGCCAGCCTGGCAGGCGATTCAGCCCGAGGTTGTTCCGCGCCAGCAGATACCGGCGGTTTCGGTTTTGGGCAGCGTCTCGGCGAACTCCACCCGAGCGATTGGGCCGGCGATCGGCGGTATCGTCGTGGCTTGGCTCGGCCCAGCGGCGGTCTTCGCGATCAACGCGGTGTCGTTCTCGGCGATCATCTTCGCTTTGCGGGCGTGGAATCGGCCGAAGCAAATTGTGCCGGTCGAGCGAGAACGCGTCGGCCAGGCCATTCTGACCGGGCTGCAATACGTCGAGAATAGTCCAATTTTTCGCAGGATCCTCTTGCGCACAGCCCTTTTCCTGTTCCCAGCGTCGGCAATACTCGCACTTCTGCCGGTTGCCGCCGCGCACACGTGGCGCCTGGGAGCCGGCGGCTACGGTGTGGCGCTGGGAGCCATTGGTTTGGGCGCGATACTAGCTGTGATAGCTGCCGAACCGTTGCATGCGCGAATATCGGACAACCGGCTGCTGGCGATCTCTGCCGCGGCGTACGGCCTCGCGCCGGTAGCGGTGGTCTGGCTGCCATTCGGGGCCGCGATTCCGTTTCTGGTGCTGTCGGGGACGGCGTGGCTGATCACGTTGACGACGTTGAACGCCGCAGCGCAACTGTCGCTGCCGCGATGGGTTCGGGCCCGTGGACTGTCGGTGTATCTGTTGGTCTCGACCGGATCTCAGGCGCTCGGCGCCTATGTGTGGGGTCTCCTTGCCACCCGGTGGGGACTTGACGTCGCGATGCTGTGGTCGGCCGTGGTGCTGGGCGTCGCTGCCCTCAGTGTTGCCGTGCTGCCGCTGCGGCCGTGCACCGGGACAGAGAGTGTCGAGGTTTCCAGCGCCTGGCCGACGCCGACGCTCGTGTTCGAACCGTGCCCACAGGATGGACCGGTGCTCGTAGCCGTCCGCTACCAGGTGCCGCCCGAGAACCTCGACGAATTCATCGAAGCGATGCGGGAGGTCAGGCAGTCACGGCTGCGGACGGGCGGGCACAGTTGGCGGCTCTATCACAATGTCGAGGAACCCAACTCGTTCCTCGAGAGGTTCACCGTGACGTCCTGGAGCGAATTTGAGCGGCAACGCACCGAGCGATGGGTAGATGTCGACCATGACGGCGTAACGAAGGCGGTCAGTTACACCGTCGACAACACCCGGCGACACGAGTACTACGTCGCGTTGCGCACGCGCAAGTGA
- a CDS encoding STAS domain-containing protein — MPAQLTLNTDQGPDGTPWVTATGEIDLSNVAQLVEALNTASAGTRSPITIDLRTVKYLDSAGINALFDHADKVDGLHVIVHRLLVRVLTISGLDKVATLEAASAGDAG; from the coding sequence ATGCCCGCACAGCTCACGCTGAACACCGACCAAGGCCCTGACGGAACGCCCTGGGTGACCGCGACGGGGGAGATTGACCTCAGCAACGTCGCCCAGCTCGTCGAGGCACTCAACACCGCTAGCGCGGGGACCCGAAGTCCGATCACCATCGATCTCAGGACGGTCAAGTATCTCGACAGTGCAGGAATCAACGCGCTTTTCGACCACGCCGACAAGGTCGACGGGCTGCACGTCATCGTCCACCGCTTGCTGGTTCGGGTCCTCACGATCAGCGGCCTGGACAAGGTTGCGACCCTGGAAGCCGCATCGGCAGGCGACGCCGGTTAG
- a CDS encoding LacI family DNA-binding transcriptional regulator, translating into MANVSTATVSYVLNNSVGRTISAQTRAAVHSAAAELGYRPNLAARNLARGKSGVILYIVPRLAGGEMPMQVGTYMTTELTRRGIMQVQLFETEHDDAVADAINHLQPIAVTSLFPLGRKASGAVKDAAIPHICVHTLSGLGDPQYSVGQMRVDHLVSRGHRNLGFAYSGDRRWRAVGDYWIDGVRRAAHQHGLPDVVVTALTPDDSATPVRELHDAGVTAVCAQSDEVAFVVLDGIRRAGLRCPDDLAVIGVDATALSPFSVPALTTVVFDRTAIAEVALSAVLTELRLPDESPPAGRDIASLVIRDST; encoded by the coding sequence ATGGCGAACGTGTCGACCGCGACGGTCAGCTACGTGCTGAACAACTCCGTCGGGCGCACCATTTCGGCGCAGACCCGCGCCGCCGTCCACAGTGCCGCCGCGGAATTGGGGTACCGGCCCAACCTTGCCGCCCGCAACCTCGCCCGCGGGAAAAGCGGCGTGATCTTGTACATCGTGCCGCGGCTCGCCGGCGGTGAGATGCCCATGCAGGTGGGCACGTACATGACCACCGAGTTGACCCGCCGTGGCATCATGCAGGTTCAGCTGTTCGAGACCGAGCACGACGACGCGGTCGCCGACGCCATCAATCATCTCCAGCCGATCGCCGTGACGAGCCTTTTTCCGTTGGGCCGCAAGGCATCTGGCGCCGTGAAGGACGCAGCCATCCCTCACATCTGCGTGCATACCCTGTCGGGGCTCGGCGACCCGCAGTACTCGGTCGGACAGATGCGTGTCGACCACCTCGTCTCTCGGGGTCATCGCAACCTCGGATTTGCCTACTCCGGCGATCGTCGATGGCGCGCTGTTGGCGATTACTGGATCGACGGCGTCCGACGCGCGGCGCACCAGCACGGTCTGCCCGACGTCGTCGTGACCGCGTTAACGCCGGACGACAGCGCTACACCGGTCCGCGAATTGCACGACGCGGGCGTCACCGCGGTCTGCGCACAAAGCGACGAGGTGGCCTTCGTGGTGCTCGACGGCATTCGGCGCGCCGGACTTCGTTGCCCGGACGACCTCGCGGTCATCGGTGTCGACGCCACGGCCCTGTCCCCGTTCAGCGTCCCCGCGTTGACGACCGTGGTGTTCGACCGCACGGCAATCGCCGAGGTGGCACTGTCAGCGGTTTTGACCGAGCTGCGCTTACCCGACGAATCCCCTCCGGCCGGCCGGGACATCGCGTCGCTGGTCATCCGCGACTCCACCTGA
- a CDS encoding GNAT family N-acetyltransferase, whose product MTTQRNLDPRFAGKPSGCKTAGMQAISGTVRSATPQDAAACVAIYRPYVENTLISWELEAPSPDEMASRIANAQRAHEWLVLEHDDQVIGFAYGHALISLPSFSWSAETGIYISGDRHRAGWGRRLYAEVLHRLAERGYRRIFAGITQPNEASNAFHRSFGFEDIGAWPRVYFKNDRWHDVAWMQLDLGPGEPLGPPRPIG is encoded by the coding sequence ATGACGACGCAGCGGAATCTGGACCCGCGATTCGCGGGCAAACCGAGCGGCTGCAAGACTGCTGGCATGCAAGCGATCAGCGGCACTGTGCGTTCGGCTACGCCGCAGGACGCAGCCGCCTGCGTGGCGATCTACCGGCCGTACGTCGAGAACACGCTGATCAGTTGGGAACTCGAGGCACCGAGCCCAGACGAGATGGCGTCGCGTATCGCCAACGCCCAACGGGCGCACGAATGGCTCGTTCTCGAACATGACGATCAGGTCATCGGCTTCGCCTACGGCCACGCGCTGATCAGTCTGCCTTCCTTCAGCTGGTCCGCCGAGACCGGCATCTACATCAGCGGCGACCGTCACCGCGCGGGTTGGGGCCGCAGACTTTATGCCGAAGTGCTGCACCGCCTCGCTGAGCGCGGATACCGGCGAATCTTCGCCGGCATTACCCAACCCAACGAGGCCAGCAACGCATTTCACCGATCCTTCGGATTCGAAGATATCGGCGCCTGGCCGCGTGTCTATTTCAAGAACGACCGCTGGCACGACGTCGCGTGGATGCAACTCGATCTAGGCCCCGGCGAGCCGCTGGGACCGCCGCGGCCAATCGGCTGA
- a CDS encoding SpoIIE family protein phosphatase: MSVVFRADQEIGLDLAAVDWAATPLGPVEHWPQSLRTAVNILLSSRFSMWMAWGPELTFFCNAAYRRDTLGRKYPWALGRPASEVWAEIWDDIGPRIASVLVTGEPTWDEGLMLIIERSGYPEESYHTFSYSALRDEDASIVGMLCVVREDTDRVIAQRRMATLRDLGSDPSVVRTERQMLDHAARQLANNPYDLPFTTIYLFGEHGEALLAGVSGIEPGHPAAPKVLPAGGLSDWPTATLAQGMTQLIDLDNDAQDLPTGAWLEPPTQALVVPLLQQGGEPVGFLVAGLNRYRQFDDGYRGFVELVAGYVAAGIGSARSYRAQQQRAEELAELDRAKTAFFSNVSHEFRTPLALILGPVDELRGRPVGLDERARQELELVHRNGLRLSKLVNTLLDFSRIEAGRMRARFEPVDLSTVTADLASVFRSAIDRAGVTFSVDCPPLDEPVYLDHEMWEKVILNLLSNALKFTFDGTIRVAVSRDDTDAIVTVSDTGVGVPAAEMPRLFERFHRIESARARSTEGSGIGLALVKELVGLHGGTISVESQEGVGTTFTIRLAFGSAHLPTDEVAGPPATRPTSGVIAEPFVQEALRWLPGDTGAAASDASSTAMMTAVAPAGKDGERTHVLVADDNADMREYLIRLLRASGYQVTAVTDGQQALDAIRAQVPDLVISDVMMPGLDGLQLLATLRGDSRTAALPVLLLSARAGQEASIEGLLAGADDYLVKPFAAAELLARVRANVELSRLRGHHNRWRAALVDSLQEGFFVCDENGAVIEINAAFGEILGYGPEQLPYAPPHPWWPGAETDPESLRHVEGVFEQLLNETQGAFTAPVVHRDGHRLWVAANFNHVDDPDTGRRIMVGTLRDITTEHYIVQSQLALAALNQQLAQADTLDDTLRGAVGELRQTWDARRVLAATFARDPAQDDTPALVCAGEPCDWDELPPGHRLLIGSLRDSDLLTTVAGEPGTAGISLQHPRGVLVVWIELAEQRPFTPEDHNLLKVLGGRLSQGLHRVYLLDEQRETALALQHAMLGPANLPGGFAVRYHPASHPLQVGGDWYDVVDLDDGRVALIVGDCVGHGLAAATVMGQLRSACRALLLDQAGPSAVLAGLDRFAARLPGARCTTAFCAVLTLDTGELVYSNAGHPPPIMVHANGTTEQLDGEHGLPLALRPDWARPEVRVTMRPRSTLLLYTDGLVERRGRSIDEGIASATDLIQVGRSQSLDEVADDLMVGLEPGGGYSDDVAMLLYRQPAPLSMKFAADVDHLAPSRDALRSWLIQAGVEPDQIAYLLTAVGEAVANAIEHGYRDQREGTVSLRATAVVDALHVTVTDGGTWKTPRTIPGANRGRGITLMRGLVEDITIRSTEAGTTVHLYARIA, encoded by the coding sequence ATGTCAGTGGTTTTCCGGGCAGACCAGGAGATCGGTCTCGATCTGGCCGCCGTTGACTGGGCGGCCACCCCGCTCGGGCCAGTCGAACATTGGCCGCAAAGCCTGCGCACTGCCGTCAACATCCTGCTGTCGTCGCGGTTCTCGATGTGGATGGCGTGGGGTCCGGAGCTGACCTTCTTCTGCAATGCCGCCTATCGCCGGGACACGCTGGGCCGCAAGTACCCCTGGGCGCTGGGCCGCCCGGCCAGCGAGGTGTGGGCCGAGATCTGGGACGACATCGGTCCGCGGATCGCGAGCGTGTTGGTGACCGGGGAGCCCACCTGGGACGAGGGCTTGATGCTCATCATCGAAAGGTCGGGATACCCCGAGGAGTCGTACCACACGTTCTCCTACAGCGCGCTGCGCGACGAGGACGCCAGCATCGTGGGGATGCTCTGCGTGGTCCGGGAAGACACCGATCGGGTGATCGCTCAGCGGCGGATGGCAACGCTGCGCGACCTGGGTTCGGATCCGAGCGTCGTGCGAACCGAACGTCAGATGCTGGACCACGCGGCCCGGCAACTCGCGAACAATCCCTACGACCTTCCCTTCACGACGATCTATCTGTTCGGCGAGCACGGTGAGGCGCTGCTGGCCGGGGTCAGCGGAATCGAGCCCGGGCATCCCGCGGCGCCGAAAGTACTTCCCGCCGGGGGCCTTTCCGACTGGCCCACCGCCACGTTGGCGCAGGGCATGACCCAACTGATCGACCTCGACAACGACGCACAGGATCTGCCTACCGGCGCCTGGCTCGAGCCGCCCACTCAGGCGCTCGTGGTCCCGCTCCTGCAACAGGGCGGGGAGCCCGTCGGCTTCCTGGTGGCCGGGCTCAATCGGTACCGCCAGTTCGACGACGGCTACCGCGGCTTCGTCGAACTGGTGGCCGGCTACGTCGCGGCAGGCATTGGCAGCGCCCGCAGCTATCGGGCTCAGCAACAGCGGGCCGAGGAGCTGGCCGAGCTTGACCGAGCGAAAACGGCGTTCTTCTCGAACGTGAGCCACGAATTCCGCACCCCGCTCGCGTTGATTCTCGGACCGGTCGACGAGTTGCGCGGCCGGCCAGTCGGGTTGGACGAGCGGGCGCGCCAGGAGCTGGAACTGGTGCACCGCAACGGTTTACGGCTGTCCAAGCTGGTCAACACGTTGCTGGACTTTTCCCGCATCGAGGCGGGGCGGATGCGCGCCCGATTCGAGCCCGTCGACTTGTCAACCGTCACAGCCGATTTGGCGAGTGTGTTCCGATCGGCGATCGACCGGGCCGGTGTGACGTTCTCGGTGGACTGTCCGCCGCTCGACGAACCGGTCTATCTGGATCACGAGATGTGGGAAAAGGTGATCCTCAACCTGCTCTCGAACGCGCTGAAGTTCACCTTCGACGGCACCATCCGGGTCGCGGTGAGCCGCGATGACACCGATGCCATCGTCACGGTGTCCGACACCGGGGTCGGGGTGCCCGCCGCCGAAATGCCCCGGCTTTTCGAGCGTTTCCACCGCATCGAAAGCGCACGCGCGCGCTCCACAGAGGGCAGCGGAATCGGGTTGGCTCTGGTCAAAGAACTCGTCGGACTGCACGGCGGCACTATCTCGGTCGAAAGTCAGGAAGGCGTCGGCACCACCTTCACCATCCGGCTGGCATTCGGCTCGGCCCATCTGCCGACCGACGAAGTCGCGGGGCCACCGGCAACACGTCCCACCTCCGGTGTGATCGCCGAACCGTTTGTACAGGAAGCCTTGCGCTGGCTGCCCGGCGACACCGGCGCCGCAGCGTCGGACGCCAGCAGCACCGCGATGATGACCGCCGTCGCCCCCGCCGGAAAAGACGGCGAACGGACACACGTGCTGGTCGCCGACGACAACGCCGATATGCGTGAATACCTGATTAGACTGCTGCGGGCGTCGGGTTACCAGGTCACTGCCGTCACCGATGGGCAGCAGGCGCTCGACGCCATCCGTGCGCAGGTTCCCGACCTTGTCATCAGCGACGTGATGATGCCCGGGCTGGATGGTCTACAACTGCTGGCGACCCTGCGCGGTGACTCGCGCACCGCGGCTTTACCCGTGCTGTTGCTGTCGGCTCGCGCCGGGCAAGAAGCCTCGATCGAAGGCTTGCTGGCCGGTGCCGACGACTATCTCGTCAAGCCATTTGCCGCCGCCGAGCTCCTGGCCCGGGTGCGCGCCAATGTCGAACTGTCGCGGTTGCGCGGCCATCACAACCGGTGGCGCGCCGCCCTGGTTGATTCGCTGCAGGAAGGGTTCTTCGTCTGCGACGAAAACGGTGCCGTCATCGAGATCAACGCCGCGTTCGGCGAGATCTTGGGCTACGGACCCGAACAGCTGCCCTATGCCCCGCCGCACCCGTGGTGGCCGGGCGCCGAAACCGACCCGGAATCGCTCCGTCACGTCGAGGGGGTCTTCGAGCAGCTGCTGAACGAAACCCAGGGCGCTTTCACTGCCCCGGTGGTCCACCGGGACGGGCACCGCCTGTGGGTCGCGGCCAACTTCAACCACGTGGACGACCCAGACACCGGCCGCCGAATAATGGTCGGCACCCTGCGTGACATCACGACCGAGCACTACATTGTGCAGAGTCAGCTTGCCCTGGCTGCACTGAATCAGCAACTAGCACAAGCGGATACGCTTGATGACACGCTGCGCGGCGCGGTCGGAGAACTACGACAGACGTGGGATGCGCGCCGCGTCCTGGCCGCAACGTTCGCCCGCGACCCTGCCCAGGACGACACCCCGGCACTGGTGTGCGCCGGCGAGCCGTGTGATTGGGACGAACTGCCGCCGGGTCACCGGCTGCTGATCGGGTCGCTGCGAGATTCCGATCTGCTGACCACGGTCGCCGGCGAGCCTGGCACCGCGGGCATCTCGTTGCAGCATCCTCGTGGAGTCCTCGTTGTGTGGATTGAGTTGGCCGAGCAGCGCCCGTTCACCCCGGAGGATCACAACTTGCTGAAGGTCCTGGGTGGACGGCTCAGTCAAGGTCTGCACCGCGTCTATCTGTTGGACGAGCAACGCGAGACCGCTCTGGCGCTGCAGCACGCGATGCTCGGCCCGGCGAATCTGCCGGGCGGCTTTGCGGTGCGGTATCACCCGGCCAGCCATCCGCTACAGGTCGGCGGTGACTGGTATGACGTCGTCGATCTCGACGACGGGCGGGTTGCGTTGATCGTCGGCGACTGCGTCGGTCACGGCCTTGCCGCGGCGACGGTGATGGGTCAGCTCCGCAGCGCGTGCCGGGCCCTGCTGCTCGACCAGGCCGGTCCCAGTGCAGTGCTCGCTGGGTTGGACCGCTTCGCCGCGCGACTGCCCGGAGCCCGCTGTACCACCGCATTCTGCGCGGTGCTCACCCTCGACACAGGTGAGCTGGTGTACTCGAATGCCGGCCATCCGCCACCGATCATGGTGCACGCCAACGGAACTACCGAACAGTTGGATGGCGAACATGGGCTTCCGCTGGCGCTCCGGCCGGACTGGGCCCGGCCCGAAGTCCGCGTGACAATGCGGCCCCGGTCGACGTTGTTGCTCTACACCGATGGCCTGGTCGAACGCCGCGGCCGTTCGATCGACGAAGGCATCGCCAGTGCGACGGATCTGATTCAGGTCGGTCGGTCCCAGTCGCTCGATGAGGTGGCAGACGATCTCATGGTCGGGCTCGAACCTGGCGGCGGCTATTCGGACGACGTGGCCATGTTGCTCTATCGGCAGCCCGCGCCCTTGTCGATGAAATTCGCCGCCGACGTCGATCACCTCGCGCCGAGCCGTGATGCATTGCGCAGCTGGCTGATTCAGGCAGGCGTAGAGCCCGATCAAATTGCATACCTGCTCACCGCCGTCGGTGAAGCTGTCGCCAACGCCATCGAACACGGCTACCGCGATCAACGCGAGGGCACCGTCTCGTTGCGCGCGACCGCGGTCGTCGACGCACTGCACGTGACCGTCACCGACGGCGGCACCTGGAAGACACCGCGCACCATCCCTGGAGCCAACCGGGGCCGCGGCATCACCCTGATGCGAGGTCTGGTGGAGGACATCACAATTCGCTCCACCGAGGCCGGCACCACAGTTCACTTGTACGCGAGGATCGCCTAA